A part of Marinobacter psychrophilus genomic DNA contains:
- a CDS encoding Crp/Fnr family transcriptional regulator, with protein MALIQAADTRTYNTSTDYAKPVLAAVKPREHEDSLALLRSHAMFSALEEDDLQELLHHARRLRLGHHQLLYRQDMPAHHFFFVLSGRLRLYRLDASGVDRTLDSIAPGDCIAEVMIYADPARYACFAEALKTSEVLMIPVKAYQDLLDTNHRYTQAALRHYAMRAVTRFHDLEIMTVQSARDRLIRYLVDLLPEGSEQGGEVELPLPKCLVASRLAMQPETFSRILADLKSNGLVRVNRSRVFISDPSKLIRISQ; from the coding sequence ATGGCGCTGATACAAGCTGCTGATACTCGCACGTACAACACCTCAACGGATTACGCCAAGCCGGTTCTGGCGGCGGTTAAGCCTCGTGAACACGAAGACAGCCTGGCGCTGCTGCGCAGCCACGCCATGTTCAGCGCTCTGGAAGAAGACGACCTGCAAGAGCTTCTGCATCATGCCCGCCGCTTGCGGTTGGGCCATCACCAGTTGCTGTATCGTCAGGATATGCCGGCCCACCATTTCTTCTTTGTGTTGTCTGGCCGTTTGCGCTTGTACCGGCTGGATGCATCGGGTGTCGATCGCACACTGGACAGCATCGCGCCCGGCGACTGCATTGCCGAAGTGATGATATACGCCGATCCCGCCCGCTACGCCTGTTTCGCCGAAGCCCTGAAAACCAGCGAAGTGCTGATGATTCCGGTGAAAGCGTATCAAGACTTGCTGGACACCAATCACCGCTATACCCAGGCCGCTTTGCGCCATTACGCCATGCGCGCAGTGACTCGTTTTCACGATCTGGAAATCATGACCGTGCAGAGCGCTCGCGATCGGCTGATTCGCTATTTAGTCGATTTGTTGCCAGAAGGCAGCGAGCAGGGTGGTGAAGTGGAATTGCCACTGCCCAAATGCCTGGTGGCATCGCGCCTTGCCATGCAGCCGGAAACTTTCTCGCGCATTCTGGCCGACCTGAAATCCAATGGCTTGGTGCGGGTAAATCGCAGCCGGGTGTTTATTTCCGACCCGAGCAAGCTGATTCGGATCAGCCAATAA
- a CDS encoding ABC transporter permease — protein sequence MNSVWTIARKELSDSLRNRWLLAIAIVFSVLAVGIAWFGAAASGQIGYASTPATIASLASLGIFLIPLIALLLAYDAIVGEDEGGTLLLLMTYPLSRGQLLFGKFLGHGLTLAFATILGFGVAGIAIAVLVEDVGITDLALAMLRFIGSTILLGWSFIALAYVVSVRASEKPVAAGLALAIWFFFVLVFDLLLLGSLVASEGKLNPELLPWLLMLNPTDIYRLLNILAFGEGRQLSGVLSLGSDLPIGQGGLWLALLLWCVLPLTAAWSLFRNRRI from the coding sequence ATGAACAGCGTGTGGACCATCGCTCGTAAAGAGCTCAGCGACAGCTTGCGTAACCGCTGGCTGCTGGCCATTGCTATTGTGTTTTCTGTGCTGGCTGTGGGCATCGCCTGGTTTGGTGCGGCTGCCTCTGGTCAGATTGGCTACGCCTCCACCCCAGCGACCATCGCCAGTTTGGCCAGCCTGGGCATATTCCTGATTCCGCTGATTGCCTTGCTGCTGGCCTACGATGCAATCGTTGGCGAAGACGAGGGCGGTACCTTATTGCTCCTGATGACCTATCCCCTTAGCCGCGGTCAGTTGTTGTTCGGCAAATTTCTGGGCCACGGTCTGACATTGGCGTTTGCGACGATTCTGGGTTTTGGCGTAGCGGGTATTGCCATTGCGGTGCTGGTAGAAGACGTAGGCATCACAGACCTTGCACTGGCGATGCTGCGATTTATTGGCTCTACCATTTTGTTGGGATGGAGCTTTATTGCCCTGGCTTATGTGGTGAGCGTGCGCGCGAGCGAGAAGCCGGTGGCCGCGGGCCTGGCCTTGGCGATCTGGTTCTTCTTTGTGCTGGTGTTCGACTTGCTGCTACTGGGCTCACTGGTCGCCAGCGAAGGCAAACTCAACCCCGAACTGCTGCCCTGGTTGCTGATGCTGAACCCGACAGACATCTACCGTTTGTTGAATATTCTGGCCTTTGGTGAGGGTCGTCAGCTCAGTGGTGTGCTGAGTCTGGGTAGTGATTTACCCATCGGCCAGGGCGGGCTTTGGTTGGCGTTGCTGCTTTGGTGTGTGCTGCCGCTAACGGCGGCTTGGTCGCTATTTCGCAATCGCCGCATTTAG
- the narI gene encoding respiratory nitrate reductase subunit gamma, whose translation MSYLNTLVFGIYPYIAILIMLVGTWARYDNSQFTWRAQSTQILSKKNMVWASVMFHVGVLVIFFGHLAGLLTPHFVYEPFMSAGAKQVMAIVVGGIAGAMALIGGIALAVRRLTNPRVQASSTFSDNMIIVILMVQVALGMLTIYPTLGHLDGSTMLLLASWAQGILTFQGDAASHIAGVHWIYKTHIFLGLTIFVLFPFTRLVHMLSVPLEYFGRKYQVVRKRV comes from the coding sequence ATGTCCTATTTAAATACACTGGTGTTCGGGATTTATCCTTACATTGCCATTCTGATTATGCTGGTTGGTACCTGGGCCCGCTACGATAACAGCCAGTTTACCTGGCGCGCCCAGTCCACCCAGATTCTGAGCAAGAAAAATATGGTGTGGGCCAGCGTGATGTTCCACGTCGGCGTATTGGTGATCTTCTTTGGCCACCTGGCGGGCCTGCTGACGCCGCACTTTGTCTATGAGCCGTTTATGAGCGCTGGAGCCAAACAGGTGATGGCGATTGTCGTGGGCGGCATCGCCGGAGCCATGGCGCTGATTGGCGGCATCGCGTTGGCGGTTCGCCGCCTGACCAATCCGCGCGTTCAAGCCAGCAGCACCTTCTCTGACAATATGATCATTGTGATACTGATGGTTCAGGTTGCGTTGGGGATGCTGACCATTTACCCCACGTTGGGCCATTTGGATGGCAGCACCATGTTGTTGCTGGCATCTTGGGCGCAGGGCATTTTGACCTTTCAGGGCGATGCCGCGTCGCATATTGCCGGTGTGCACTGGATCTATAAAACCCATATTTTCCTTGGCCTGACCATCTTTGTGCTCTTCCCGTTCACCCGTCTGGTGCACATGCTCAGCGTGCCGCTAGAGTATTTTGGCCGCAAGTACCAAGTGGTGCGCAAGCGCGTTTAG
- a CDS encoding nitrous oxide reductase family maturation protein NosD, with translation MLRTDLVQHILGLAATLTVALLPMTAQAGIQQQLDALGPGAVFELPPEQVSPIVIRVADVTVRCHADTVINGGGEGNAVHILAAGVTFSGCKVRNWGSDLNELNTGIFVAREAGGVTVADNNLQGPAFGVWLDAAPDATVIGNVIRGDASMRSNDRGNGIHLFNTQGALIEGNDIRQTRDGIYIETSNNNCIRNNVMADLRYGIHYMYSMDNLLENNVTRGTRTGYALMQSKRLTVLNNRSENDENYGILMNFITQSELRGNVVTGVSKGQFAGAAMLGAEGKAVFIYNSLYNTFTDNVFANSNIGIHLTAGSEDNTMFNNAFVNNQRQVKYVATRTQEWSKDGVGNYWSDYLGWDRNQDGTGDVPYEPNDNVDRLLWTYPEAKVLMFSPAVDTLRWVQDAFPVIKAAGVQDSHPLMYPPEPERVPSAVSNPNSAEPQ, from the coding sequence ATGTTGAGAACTGATTTGGTGCAGCATATTTTAGGTTTAGCAGCGACTCTGACCGTCGCTTTGCTACCGATGACCGCACAGGCGGGTATTCAGCAGCAGCTGGATGCCTTGGGACCGGGGGCGGTTTTTGAGCTGCCACCTGAACAGGTTTCACCGATCGTTATTCGGGTGGCGGATGTGACGGTTCGCTGCCATGCCGATACGGTGATTAATGGCGGCGGCGAGGGCAATGCGGTGCATATTTTGGCTGCTGGCGTTACGTTCAGTGGCTGCAAGGTGCGTAACTGGGGCTCGGATTTAAATGAGCTGAATACGGGGATTTTTGTGGCCCGTGAGGCGGGCGGCGTCACGGTTGCGGACAACAACTTGCAGGGTCCGGCGTTTGGGGTATGGCTGGATGCTGCACCGGATGCGACGGTTATTGGCAATGTGATTCGTGGCGATGCCAGTATGCGTTCCAATGACCGGGGCAACGGGATTCATTTGTTCAACACTCAGGGCGCGTTGATTGAAGGCAATGACATTCGTCAGACCCGCGATGGGATTTATATTGAAACCTCTAACAACAACTGCATTCGCAATAATGTCATGGCCGATTTGCGTTATGGCATTCACTACATGTATTCGATGGACAACCTGCTGGAAAACAACGTTACCCGTGGCACGCGCACGGGTTATGCCTTGATGCAGAGCAAGCGCCTGACGGTGCTGAATAACCGGTCCGAGAACGATGAGAATTACGGCATTTTGATGAATTTTATTACCCAGTCCGAGCTGCGGGGCAATGTGGTTACCGGTGTGTCGAAGGGGCAATTTGCCGGGGCGGCTATGTTGGGTGCCGAGGGTAAGGCCGTGTTTATTTACAATTCTCTGTACAACACCTTTACCGATAACGTGTTTGCCAACAGCAATATTGGTATTCACTTAACCGCCGGCTCGGAGGACAACACAATGTTCAACAATGCCTTCGTGAATAACCAGCGCCAAGTGAAGTATGTGGCGACCCGCACCCAGGAGTGGTCGAAAGACGGCGTGGGTAATTACTGGAGTGACTACCTGGGTTGGGACCGTAACCAGGACGGCACCGGTGACGTTCCTTACGAGCCTAATGACAACGTCGATCGTCTTCTATGGACCTATCCGGAAGCTAAGGTGCTGATGTTCAGTCCGGCGGTGGATACCTTGCGCTGGGTGCAGGATGCGTTTCCGGTGATCAAGGCCGCCGGGGTTCAGGATTCTCATCCGTTGATGTACCCACCTGAGCCTGAACGCGTTCCATCGGCTGTTTCTAACCCGAATTCTGCGGAGCCGCAATGA
- a CDS encoding peptidylprolyl isomerase, translated as MQLIPTGEAEKPRNRFPPVTVGDTLINEDDIAREMQYHPAEEAATAWHDAAKSLVIRQLLLDQAKRLRLPEELDEEDRVAKVLESELGVPDPTEQDCERFFNANPRRFCSPVVMAVSHILLAAAPDDVAELMRQEEVGDQLLKALFEGRSRFDDLAKQYSACESRHQGGSLGQISKGQTVDEFERPVLNLKEGLHSELIETRYGYHIVRVDQRIDGQPLPFEHVKPQIRQYLSESVTRRACRQYLQILAAEAGVKGVDLELPDSPLMQ; from the coding sequence ATGCAATTGATACCCACCGGCGAAGCCGAAAAACCCAGAAACCGGTTCCCACCGGTGACCGTTGGCGACACGCTGATCAACGAAGACGACATAGCGCGGGAAATGCAGTATCACCCCGCCGAAGAAGCCGCTACCGCCTGGCACGATGCCGCTAAAAGCCTAGTGATACGTCAATTGTTGCTAGATCAGGCCAAGCGTTTGAGACTGCCTGAAGAGCTGGATGAAGAAGACCGTGTCGCCAAAGTGCTTGAATCAGAGCTGGGTGTTCCAGACCCGACAGAGCAGGACTGCGAGCGTTTCTTCAACGCCAACCCCAGGCGGTTTTGCAGCCCGGTAGTGATGGCCGTGAGCCACATATTGCTGGCGGCGGCACCGGATGACGTTGCCGAGCTTATGCGCCAGGAAGAGGTGGGGGACCAATTGCTGAAAGCACTGTTTGAAGGTCGTTCACGGTTTGACGACCTGGCCAAGCAGTATTCAGCCTGTGAATCACGCCATCAGGGCGGCAGCCTGGGGCAGATCAGTAAAGGCCAGACTGTAGACGAGTTTGAGCGCCCGGTGCTGAATCTGAAGGAAGGCCTGCATTCGGAGCTGATCGAAACCCGTTACGGCTACCACATTGTGCGTGTAGACCAGCGCATTGATGGCCAGCCATTGCCTTTCGAGCACGTAAAGCCACAAATTCGCCAGTACCTGAGCGAAAGCGTAACCCGCCGTGCCTGTCGCCAGTACTTGCAAATATTAGCGGCCGAAGCCGGTGTTAAAGGCGTGGATCTGGAACTGCCGGATTCGCCGCTGATGCAGTAA
- a CDS encoding ABC transporter ATP-binding protein encodes MSCFCLENVSYRYDKATVLQGVDLRLEPGEILGLFGHNGAGKTTTIKLILGLMQPVGGSLSVLDGSAGDSQVTRHIGYLPENVMFYPQLTGREILAHFARLKSADLRQVPELLTQVGLDDAMDARVKTYSKGMRQRLGLAQALLGKPKLLMLDEPTVGLDPVATADLYRLLRILRDSGTGIVLCSHVLPGVEPYIDRAAILTDGALRASGNLEALRRQANMPVTLMLEPTGSLSSLENAVRQCNGVTRPVMKSISNRLQVDVRPADKMPLLTALMASGEVADVGIHQPTLEDIYVHFIGSGGLAHRGGVQ; translated from the coding sequence ATGAGCTGTTTTTGTCTTGAAAATGTCAGTTACCGTTACGATAAAGCCACCGTGCTGCAGGGTGTGGATTTGCGCCTGGAGCCGGGGGAAATCCTAGGTCTGTTTGGCCATAACGGCGCCGGTAAAACCACCACTATCAAGCTGATTCTTGGTCTTATGCAGCCGGTAGGGGGCTCTTTGTCGGTGCTGGATGGCAGCGCGGGCGACTCACAGGTCACCCGGCACATTGGCTATTTGCCTGAAAACGTTATGTTCTACCCACAGCTGACTGGCCGGGAAATTCTGGCGCACTTCGCCCGCCTGAAAAGCGCGGACTTACGCCAGGTGCCAGAGTTGCTGACTCAGGTTGGGTTAGACGATGCCATGGACGCGCGGGTGAAAACCTACTCGAAAGGCATGCGCCAACGCTTGGGCCTGGCTCAGGCGTTATTGGGAAAGCCCAAGCTGTTGATGTTAGACGAGCCCACGGTGGGGCTTGACCCCGTCGCGACCGCCGATCTGTACCGGCTGCTGCGCATCTTGCGCGATAGCGGAACCGGCATTGTGCTTTGTTCCCACGTGTTACCCGGTGTGGAGCCTTACATCGACCGCGCTGCGATTCTGACCGACGGCGCGTTAAGGGCCAGCGGCAATCTGGAAGCGCTGCGGCGCCAGGCTAATATGCCGGTCACGTTGATGTTGGAGCCAACGGGCTCTTTGAGTTCCTTGGAAAACGCCGTTCGCCAGTGCAACGGCGTCACCAGACCGGTGATGAAAAGCATCAGCAACCGCTTGCAGGTAGACGTACGCCCGGCTGATAAAATGCCACTGCTGACAGCACTGATGGCCTCCGGCGAGGTGGCGGATGTGGGTATCCATCAGCCCACCCTGGAAGACATTTACGTGCACTTTATTGGCTCCGGTGGACTGGCTCACCGCGGAGGTGTGCAATGA
- the nosR gene encoding transcriptional regulator NosR: MSIRFSNTVNLIVMALVLTLLASVTHVKADPVDQYQPVAGRQVITQTLPQVTEVRFRESNRAIGELFAGEELVGYTYQSLDFVQTPAYSGKPLNIQVLMNTDGEILKTRVIHHSEPILLVGIPEYKLHDFTDQYTGLKADQRVTVGGNTNERKVAVDGLSGATVTVMVVNEVIMRTAHRVGVELGLVEDSGVKRPPIAEVNNEPFQQVDWQQLTDDGSIRRLLLTCGQVDDSFKGSDAEGVDAAAPDQREDALIDLYAAYLDAPTIGRNLLGESQYQWLNSILKEGEHAIAVVASGSYSFKGSGYVRGGIFDRIQIRQFGDTFNFRDLDFYRLSDVYSEGMPDFSEMAIFIIRQQYNFDPGSPWTLELTVKRQTGPLDSKFQVFPLDYQLPEQYYTRANVVVSQDEWLETQPMWVQVWYQKQFQIVVLGAGILVLLFVLFFQDWLVKRPNLTRWIRHGFLTYTLFFIGWYALGQLSIVNVLTFVHSFMSGFSWQTFLIDPILFILWAVVAGIVLLWGRAVYCGWLCPFGALQELLNEIARKLKIPQYNVPFAVHERLWAIKYIILLVLFGVSLESMAMAERLAEIEPFKTSITLHFVRSWPFVLYALVLLVINLFTRKVYCRYLCPLGAALALPTKLRVFDWLKRRKECGTPCRLCEKECEVQAIHPDGTINFMECHYCLDCQVTYFDDNKCPPLIVKHRGKRRGQNSPGRPEQIPVVEVK, translated from the coding sequence GTGAGTATCCGTTTCAGCAATACCGTAAATCTGATTGTAATGGCGTTGGTACTGACACTGCTCGCAAGCGTCACCCATGTAAAAGCCGACCCCGTTGACCAATACCAGCCGGTTGCCGGTCGCCAAGTGATCACGCAAACACTGCCCCAGGTAACCGAAGTGCGCTTCCGCGAAAGCAATCGTGCCATTGGCGAGCTCTTCGCCGGTGAAGAGTTGGTGGGCTACACCTACCAAAGCCTCGATTTTGTGCAAACGCCCGCCTATTCAGGCAAACCCCTGAACATTCAGGTATTGATGAATACCGACGGCGAAATCCTTAAAACCCGCGTAATTCATCACTCCGAGCCGATTTTGCTGGTTGGTATCCCCGAGTACAAACTGCACGATTTTACCGATCAGTACACCGGTCTGAAAGCTGATCAGCGGGTTACTGTGGGCGGCAATACGAACGAGCGCAAAGTGGCAGTAGACGGGCTGTCCGGCGCGACCGTTACGGTGATGGTGGTGAACGAAGTCATCATGCGTACGGCCCATAGAGTCGGCGTAGAACTTGGCTTGGTGGAAGATTCGGGCGTAAAGCGACCACCCATTGCGGAGGTTAATAACGAGCCGTTTCAGCAAGTCGACTGGCAGCAACTGACGGATGATGGCTCCATTCGCCGCCTGCTGCTGACCTGTGGCCAAGTGGATGACTCGTTCAAAGGCAGCGACGCGGAAGGCGTAGATGCCGCCGCTCCCGATCAGCGTGAAGACGCATTGATAGACCTTTACGCAGCCTACCTGGACGCCCCCACCATTGGTCGCAATCTGCTGGGTGAAAGCCAGTACCAATGGCTGAATTCAATCCTAAAAGAAGGCGAGCACGCAATTGCGGTGGTAGCCAGCGGCTCCTATTCGTTCAAGGGCTCCGGCTACGTGCGCGGCGGCATTTTCGACCGCATTCAGATTCGCCAGTTTGGTGATACCTTCAACTTCCGCGACCTCGACTTCTATCGTTTAAGCGATGTGTACAGCGAAGGTATGCCGGACTTTTCCGAAATGGCGATCTTCATTATCCGCCAACAGTACAACTTCGACCCGGGCTCGCCCTGGACCCTCGAACTGACCGTAAAGCGCCAGACCGGCCCGCTGGACAGCAAATTTCAGGTGTTTCCGCTGGACTACCAGCTACCCGAGCAGTATTACACCCGTGCGAACGTTGTGGTCAGCCAGGACGAATGGCTGGAAACCCAGCCCATGTGGGTACAGGTGTGGTACCAGAAACAGTTCCAGATTGTGGTACTGGGTGCGGGCATATTGGTGCTTCTTTTTGTCCTGTTTTTTCAGGACTGGCTGGTAAAGCGACCCAATTTGACTCGCTGGATTCGTCACGGCTTTCTTACCTACACCCTTTTCTTTATTGGTTGGTACGCCCTGGGTCAGTTATCCATCGTGAACGTGCTGACGTTTGTGCACAGTTTTATGTCTGGCTTTAGTTGGCAGACGTTCTTGATCGACCCGATCTTGTTCATATTGTGGGCGGTGGTGGCGGGCATTGTGTTGCTTTGGGGCCGCGCGGTCTATTGCGGTTGGCTGTGCCCGTTTGGTGCGCTGCAAGAGTTGCTGAATGAAATCGCCCGCAAACTAAAAATACCCCAGTACAACGTGCCGTTTGCCGTGCACGAACGCCTATGGGCTATCAAATACATCATTTTGCTGGTGCTTTTCGGTGTGTCGCTGGAATCCATGGCAATGGCCGAAAGGCTGGCGGAAATTGAACCTTTCAAAACGTCTATCACTCTGCATTTCGTTCGCTCCTGGCCGTTTGTGCTCTACGCGTTGGTGTTGCTGGTGATCAACCTGTTCACTCGCAAGGTGTACTGCCGCTACCTGTGCCCGCTGGGCGCCGCGCTGGCGCTGCCCACCAAACTGCGGGTATTCGACTGGCTCAAGCGCCGCAAGGAATGCGGCACCCCCTGCCGCCTGTGTGAAAAAGAGTGCGAGGTACAGGCCATTCACCCGGACGGCACCATCAATTTCATGGAATGCCACTACTGCCTTGACTGCCAGGTGACCTATTTCGACGACAACAAGTGCCCGCCGTTGATTGTGAAGCATCGCGGCAAGCGCCGTGGCCAAAATTCGCCGGGGCGCCCGGAACAGATTCCAGTTGTCGAAGTGAAGTGA
- a CDS encoding nitrous oxide reductase accessory protein NosL: MSIDSRNRWCTRKSILGLSLLLISLLALAGCSDPQKSAATEKPAAVHIEDGEECHVCGMAITGFPGPKGEVITEKRQQVHKFCSTRDMFSWVLQPENIKRDHTLYVHDMAQSEWDSPLDTALIDAREAFYVIGSERMGAMGPTLASFANSKAAEGFAAQFGGQVKAFADITMSDLNAASPAAMDHGSVEQGSMNQGSMER, translated from the coding sequence ATGAGCATTGATAGCAGAAATCGTTGGTGTACCAGGAAGTCGATTCTGGGACTGAGCCTTTTGTTGATAAGCCTGCTGGCGTTGGCAGGCTGTTCCGATCCTCAGAAAAGTGCTGCGACGGAAAAGCCGGCAGCCGTGCACATCGAAGATGGTGAAGAGTGCCACGTTTGCGGCATGGCCATCACCGGCTTCCCCGGCCCGAAGGGCGAAGTTATTACGGAGAAACGACAGCAGGTACATAAGTTCTGTTCAACCAGGGATATGTTTTCGTGGGTGTTACAGCCGGAAAATATCAAACGCGATCACACCTTATACGTTCACGATATGGCGCAGTCGGAATGGGACAGCCCGCTGGATACGGCGCTCATTGATGCCCGCGAGGCATTTTACGTGATTGGCTCCGAACGGATGGGCGCCATGGGCCCGACGTTGGCGTCATTCGCAAACAGCAAGGCTGCCGAAGGCTTTGCCGCTCAATTTGGTGGCCAGGTAAAAGCGTTCGCTGACATCACAATGTCTGACCTGAATGCTGCCAGCCCGGCAGCTATGGATCATGGCTCTGTGGAGCAAGGCTCCATGAATCAGGGTTCGATGGAGCGCTGA
- the nosZ gene encoding TAT-dependent nitrous-oxide reductase encodes MSKDHEQDHKELAKTEHLGLSRRRFLGATAVAGVAGVAGLGGAVMSREAFAAAAKEARNNIHVGPGELDEYYGFWSGGHQGEVRVLGIPSMRELMRIPVFNVDSATGWGLTNESKDVLGHDNTFLNGDCHHPHISMTDGRYDGKYLFINDKANTRVARIRLDIMKCDKITHIPNVQAIHGLRLQKVPYTKYVFCNAEYVIPHPNDGSDFSMENSYTMFNALDAETMEVAWQVIVDGNLDNTDADYTGKYAASTCYNSEKAKELAGTMRNDRDWVVVFNVERIEQAVKNGDFKTVGDSKVPVVDGRSKSPLTRYIPVPKNPHGVNTSPDGKYFIAAGKLSPTCSVIAIDKLDDVFDDKIELRDVIVAEPELGLGPLHTTYDGRGNAYTTLFIDSQIVKWNIADAIKHYNGEDVNYLRQKLDVHYQPGHNHASLTESRDADGKWLVVLSKFSKDRFLPVGPLHPENDQLIDISGDEMKLVHDGPAFAEPHDCIMVRRDQIKTKKIYTRDDPYFASARAQAEKDGITLEGDNKIIRDGKKVRVYMTSVAPIYGTTEFTVKQGDEVTVYVTNLDTIEDVTHGFSVVNHGVSMEISPQQTSSVTFVADKPGVHWYYCNWFCHALHMEMTGRMLVEKA; translated from the coding sequence ATGAGCAAAGACCATGAGCAAGATCATAAAGAACTGGCAAAAACGGAACACCTCGGCCTGAGTCGCCGGCGTTTTCTGGGCGCCACCGCGGTAGCTGGTGTGGCCGGTGTTGCCGGCCTTGGCGGCGCAGTTATGAGCCGCGAAGCGTTTGCAGCCGCCGCCAAAGAAGCACGTAACAATATTCACGTGGGCCCGGGCGAGCTGGACGAGTACTACGGTTTCTGGAGTGGAGGTCACCAGGGCGAAGTACGGGTATTGGGTATACCGTCTATGCGCGAGTTGATGCGTATTCCGGTGTTCAACGTGGATTCAGCAACCGGTTGGGGCCTTACCAACGAAAGCAAAGACGTACTGGGTCACGACAACACGTTTTTGAACGGCGACTGTCACCACCCGCACATCTCCATGACCGACGGCCGTTATGATGGCAAGTATCTGTTCATCAACGACAAAGCCAATACCCGTGTGGCCCGTATCCGTCTGGACATCATGAAGTGCGACAAGATTACCCACATTCCTAACGTGCAGGCCATTCACGGTTTGCGCTTGCAGAAAGTGCCCTACACAAAATACGTGTTCTGCAACGCAGAATATGTGATTCCGCACCCGAACGATGGCAGCGATTTCTCGATGGAGAACAGCTACACCATGTTTAACGCCCTGGATGCGGAAACCATGGAAGTGGCCTGGCAGGTGATTGTCGACGGCAACCTGGACAACACTGACGCTGACTACACCGGTAAATACGCGGCTTCTACCTGCTACAACTCCGAGAAAGCGAAAGAACTGGCCGGTACCATGCGTAACGACCGCGACTGGGTGGTGGTGTTTAACGTTGAGCGCATCGAGCAAGCGGTTAAAAACGGCGACTTCAAAACCGTGGGCGATTCCAAAGTGCCCGTGGTGGATGGCCGCAGCAAATCCCCGTTGACCCGCTACATTCCAGTGCCGAAGAATCCGCACGGCGTGAACACGTCACCGGATGGCAAGTACTTCATTGCTGCCGGCAAGCTGTCGCCAACCTGTTCGGTAATTGCTATCGACAAACTGGACGATGTATTTGACGACAAAATCGAGCTGCGTGACGTGATTGTCGCTGAACCGGAGCTGGGCCTTGGGCCTCTTCACACCACGTATGATGGCCGCGGTAACGCCTACACCACGCTGTTCATCGACAGCCAGATTGTGAAGTGGAACATTGCAGACGCCATAAAGCATTACAACGGTGAAGACGTAAACTACCTACGCCAGAAGCTGGATGTGCACTACCAGCCGGGCCACAACCACGCGTCGTTGACGGAATCCCGCGATGCCGATGGTAAGTGGCTGGTGGTGTTGTCCAAATTCTCGAAAGACCGTTTCCTGCCGGTTGGGCCTTTGCACCCGGAGAACGATCAGCTGATCGATATTTCTGGCGATGAAATGAAGCTGGTGCACGATGGCCCGGCCTTCGCCGAACCACACGATTGCATTATGGTGCGTCGTGATCAGATCAAAACCAAGAAAATCTATACCCGTGACGATCCGTACTTCGCCAGTGCCCGCGCCCAGGCCGAGAAAGACGGTATCACGCTGGAAGGCGATAACAAGATCATCCGCGACGGCAAAAAAGTGCGCGTTTATATGACGTCGGTGGCGCCTATTTACGGTACAACCGAGTTCACCGTAAAGCAGGGTGACGAGGTAACGGTGTATGTGACCAACCTGGACACCATTGAAGACGTTACTCACGGGTTTTCGGTGGTGAACCACGGTGTGAGCATGGAAATCAGCCCGCAGCAGACGTCGTCAGTGACCTTCGTGGCTGATAAGCCAGGTGTGCATTGGTACTACTGCAACTGGTTCTGTCACGCTCTGCATATGGAGATGACGGGGCGGATGTTGGTCGAAAAGGCCTGA